In a genomic window of beta proteobacterium MWH-UniP1:
- a CDS encoding carboxymuconolactone decarboxylase family protein: protein MSQPIPYVPQDLAEPADVVNAIRARRGGHLINLDRMLLHSIPFARGWNTFIGEVRRNLSLSAKLREIAMCGVAVLNGAEYEFFHHAPELLAAGGTQAQVDALRLIGQSSADFSMFDQTEQDAIALTLHMTRDIEVPAEIMQRLQQSLGNTQTVELVGVISAYNMVSRFLIALGVTPEDHPPVPQK, encoded by the coding sequence ATGTCCCAGCCTATCCCCTACGTTCCCCAAGACCTTGCTGAACCGGCCGATGTGGTGAACGCCATTCGTGCTCGCCGTGGCGGCCACCTGATCAACCTGGATCGTATGCTCTTGCACAGCATTCCTTTTGCCCGCGGATGGAATACGTTTATCGGGGAAGTCCGGCGTAACTTGTCGCTCTCGGCGAAGCTACGAGAAATCGCCATGTGCGGTGTGGCGGTTTTAAACGGAGCCGAGTATGAGTTTTTTCATCATGCCCCCGAGCTTCTTGCGGCAGGCGGTACACAGGCTCAGGTGGATGCCTTACGTCTGATTGGTCAGTCGTCTGCCGACTTCTCGATGTTTGATCAGACCGAGCAAGATGCGATTGCATTAACGCTTCACATGACGCGAGATATTGAGGTGCCAGCTGAGATCATGCAACGGCTTCAGCAGTCTTTGGGAAACACACAGACTGTAGAGCTAGTTGGCGTAATTTCTGCTTACAACATGGTGTCGCGCTTCCTGATTGCGCTTGGGGTGACGCCCGAAGACCACCCGCCGGTGCCGCAGAAGTAA
- a CDS encoding DUF2721 domain-containing protein, translating into MDTLNPLTEAIGLSVAPVFLLTGVAGMLNALGTRLARVIDRGRVLEDRLVDSTPESNPRHHQFVKELESLDVRKRIINGATALMVICAVFIGLTVVELFYSTGMQGRLQISQWVPTTFLAGFFCFIAACVLYLVEILVASRGIVFASRKR; encoded by the coding sequence GTGGATACCCTGAACCCCCTGACCGAGGCCATCGGGCTATCGGTGGCGCCGGTTTTTCTGCTTACCGGCGTTGCGGGCATGCTCAATGCATTGGGCACCCGCCTGGCGCGGGTCATTGATCGCGGCCGTGTCTTGGAAGACCGGCTGGTCGACTCCACGCCCGAGTCCAACCCCCGTCACCACCAGTTTGTAAAAGAGCTCGAATCACTAGATGTCCGAAAACGCATCATTAATGGCGCCACAGCCCTAATGGTGATTTGTGCGGTATTCATCGGCCTGACGGTGGTCGAACTTTTCTACTCCACCGGCATGCAAGGTAGGCTTCAAATTTCGCAGTGGGTGCCGACCACATTTTTAGCTGGTTTTTTCTGTTTCATCGCTGCCTGCGTGCTCTATCTGGTCGAGATTCTTGTGGCCTCTCGGGGCATTGTCTTCGCTAGCAGAAAACGGTAG
- a CDS encoding MFS transporter, whose protein sequence is MQVKRVAIALLVAHILSLMGFSTYAVALTQLQADWGLSNSQAGWIASGFFIGYVATVSTWSSLTDVMDARRIYMAGSLIAASGGMGFAIGAEGFLSALFFQLMLGVGIAATYMPGLKILSDRTRGVEQSRFVAFYTAFFGFGAASSLFVTGLALPHIGTHWTFFLCALGPLVAGLIVLSRTRPLAHERNPAPIQWSWQRLFPVATWRLILADRRCLGFTVGYGVHCAELFGSRAWIVAFLSFSAALMPSGSFTPFSAATAAAVVSIFSVASSILGNEVALKVGRRAWIVVVMVCTGLAGIAMALCAGSAWWVVFLLLTGYTVLVMADSATLTAGMVASADPKVKGAAMGLYSLIGFGGGGVLGPAIFGGALDLAGGGTAPSDWAIGFAALGAGCMLFPVFDWWLHRSNPFRSR, encoded by the coding sequence ATGCAAGTTAAACGCGTGGCCATTGCTTTGCTCGTTGCCCATATCTTGTCGTTGATGGGCTTTTCGACCTATGCGGTGGCCTTGACTCAGCTTCAGGCGGATTGGGGCCTATCCAACAGCCAGGCGGGCTGGATTGCCAGCGGGTTTTTCATTGGCTATGTGGCCACGGTGTCGACTTGGTCGAGTCTTACGGATGTGATGGATGCCCGCAGAATTTATATGGCGGGTAGTCTTATTGCGGCTTCGGGCGGGATGGGTTTTGCGATTGGTGCCGAGGGCTTTTTATCGGCCTTGTTTTTTCAGCTGATGTTGGGTGTTGGTATTGCCGCCACGTATATGCCCGGATTAAAGATTCTCTCAGACCGCACCCGTGGTGTGGAACAGTCGCGTTTTGTGGCGTTTTACACAGCGTTTTTTGGCTTTGGTGCGGCATCGTCTTTGTTTGTCACCGGGTTAGCGCTGCCGCACATTGGCACCCACTGGACTTTTTTCCTGTGTGCTCTGGGACCTTTGGTGGCCGGCTTAATTGTGTTGTCGCGGACACGGCCGTTGGCGCATGAACGTAACCCCGCGCCAATTCAGTGGTCTTGGCAGCGATTGTTTCCAGTGGCAACCTGGCGACTGATTCTGGCCGATCGGCGATGTCTTGGTTTTACTGTGGGATACGGCGTGCATTGCGCTGAGCTCTTTGGGTCTCGCGCGTGGATCGTTGCCTTTTTATCGTTTAGTGCGGCCCTGATGCCGTCCGGCTCGTTCACGCCGTTTTCTGCGGCAACTGCGGCGGCCGTGGTGAGTATTTTTTCCGTTGCCTCATCCATATTGGGAAATGAAGTGGCGTTGAAAGTTGGGCGGCGGGCCTGGATTGTGGTGGTAATGGTGTGCACCGGTTTGGCAGGAATTGCCATGGCTTTGTGTGCCGGTAGTGCGTGGTGGGTAGTGTTTTTATTACTGACGGGCTACACGGTTTTGGTAATGGCCGATTCGGCAACGCTAACAGCAGGAATGGTGGCCTCTGCAGACCCAAAGGTAAAGGGCGCTGCGATGGGCCTGTATTCCTTGATCGGGTTCGGTGGTGGCGGGGTGTTGGGCCCAGCGATTTTTGGTGGTGCGCTTGATCTAGCAGGTGGCGGAACAGCGCCAAGTGATTGGGCAATTGGCTTTGCAGCCCTTGGTGCGGGTTGCATGTTGTTTCCGGTGTTTGATTGGTGGTTGCACCGGAGCAATCCGTTTCGAAGCCGCTGA
- a CDS encoding LrgB family protein yields MNTALPLMELREIWVYLTGTPLLSLVLTLIAYQVGLMIYERFNKNPFANPVAIAIAIVITTTSLMQMPYATYFEGAQFIHFLLGTATVALAIPIFKGWHLLKGRGILLSLSLIAGGAVSIFSAVGAAALLGIPKELLMPFYAKSVTAPIAMGVAETIGASPTLTAVYAVSTGIIGAILARYVLDFLKITQWWQRGFAIGVAAHGIGTSRAFSVNAEAGAFASIGMGLHGIVGAIMIPWIL; encoded by the coding sequence ATGAACACGGCACTGCCGCTGATGGAATTGCGTGAAATCTGGGTTTACTTAACGGGCACGCCGCTACTATCGCTAGTGCTGACATTGATTGCCTATCAAGTCGGCCTCATGATTTACGAGCGCTTTAACAAAAATCCGTTTGCCAACCCTGTGGCGATTGCCATCGCGATTGTCATCACCACCACTTCCCTAATGCAGATGCCTTACGCCACCTATTTCGAGGGGGCGCAGTTCATTCACTTTCTGCTCGGCACTGCCACGGTAGCGCTCGCCATACCCATCTTTAAGGGCTGGCACCTGCTTAAGGGCCGAGGAATTCTGCTGAGTCTCTCGCTGATCGCCGGAGGCGCCGTATCAATTTTTAGTGCGGTGGGTGCTGCCGCCCTGCTCGGCATTCCCAAAGAATTACTGATGCCCTTTTATGCAAAATCAGTCACCGCGCCCATTGCTATGGGTGTTGCGGAAACTATTGGTGCTTCGCCAACATTGACTGCCGTTTATGCCGTGAGCACCGGCATTATTGGTGCCATTCTTGCCCGTTATGTGTTGGATTTTTTAAAAATCACACAATGGTGGCAGCGTGGCTTTGCTATTGGCGTGGCCGCCCACGGCATTGGGACATCCCGCGCGTTTTCCGTTAACGCCGAAGCCGGGGCCTTTGCCAGCATTGGCATGGGCCTGCACGGCATTGTGGGCGCAATTATGATTCCCTGGATACTTTGA
- a CDS encoding efflux RND transporter permease subunit has product MQRGQFNLSRWAIEHPALIRYLMVVLLVMGVGAFFQLGQDEDPPFNWRVMVIRTAWPGATAIQVAEQVTDRLERTLQEVPYADKIRSYSKPGESVIIFQIKDSSPASEVSQVWYTVRKKIGDMKALLPPGVQGPVFNDDFGDTYGVIYAMQAPGYSARDLRDYALQVRQSLLRVDDVGKVEIYGLQEERVYVELSRRRLAQYRLTVAQVANQLSAQNAVESAGSLSGDRVDFGLRLEEGLRSIEAVRQLPLRIGNQVLRLGDIAEIRRQPIDPPQMKVRFQGEEVVALGVSMRRGGDIVALGKRLNKAVQQIETELPAGIVLRQVQDQPAVVAGSVNEFLVVLLEAIAIVLAVSLLSLGLHRQPWRIDPRPGLVVAISIPLVLAVTFLIMKLWGVGLHKISLGSLIIALGLLVDDAIIVVEMMVRKLEEGADRVTAVTAAYSLTAMPMLTGTLITAAGFLPIGIAKSAVGEYTFAIFAVTAAALIVSWFVSVIFVPYLGYRMLKIPPNASRGETGEHFDSAFYKTFRRAVAWCVDYRKTAIALTLVMFGLGLFGMTKVQQQFFADSSRPEIMVDVWLPEGASVAASEELAKRVEKKISETPGVRSVNFWIGTGAPRFFLPLDQILPQSNVSQAIVLSDTAQDRKALVARLPRELEDAFPEARIRVRLLPNGPPVAYAVQFRLVGTDPAVLRRFADEAKAVMRADARMHGVNDNWNQSIPIARIDVDAARAQQFGVSSQAVAQSLAAQYSGVGIGQFREADRSLPIVMRLTKSERDQLTELSQTMLPSTLGGLVPLDQIAKIRVVWEPGVVWRENREYAITVQGDVVDGVQGATMTTLLLEQLKPLVARLPAGYRLDIGGSVEESSKGQASIAAGLPVMLFVIFTLLVIQLQSFARAFLVFLTGPLGIAGVAASLLVLDRPFGFVALLGVIALSGMIMRNSVILIDQIEQDRKRGVPDRQAVIESAVRRFRPIVLTAAAAVLAMIPLSNSVFWGPMAVAIMGGLIVATVLTLLSLPAMYAAWFKVSRES; this is encoded by the coding sequence ATGCAACGCGGCCAATTTAATCTCTCTCGCTGGGCCATTGAACACCCAGCGCTCATTCGCTACCTGATGGTGGTGCTCTTGGTGATGGGTGTGGGCGCGTTTTTCCAACTCGGACAAGACGAAGACCCGCCCTTTAATTGGCGCGTGATGGTGATTCGCACGGCCTGGCCAGGTGCGACCGCGATACAAGTGGCCGAGCAGGTCACCGATCGCCTAGAGCGCACGTTGCAGGAAGTGCCCTATGCCGACAAGATTCGCAGCTATTCCAAGCCTGGCGAATCCGTGATTATTTTTCAGATCAAAGACAGCTCTCCTGCTTCTGAGGTGAGTCAGGTCTGGTACACGGTCCGTAAAAAGATTGGCGATATGAAGGCCTTGCTGCCTCCTGGTGTGCAGGGGCCAGTGTTTAACGATGACTTCGGGGATACCTATGGCGTGATTTATGCCATGCAGGCGCCAGGCTACTCGGCGCGGGATCTTCGCGACTATGCCCTGCAGGTTCGGCAGTCTCTGTTGCGGGTTGACGATGTGGGCAAGGTCGAGATCTACGGCCTGCAAGAGGAGCGGGTTTATGTGGAACTCTCGCGTCGGCGACTTGCCCAGTATCGGCTCACGGTGGCCCAGGTCGCCAATCAGCTGAGTGCTCAAAATGCAGTTGAATCTGCGGGGAGCCTTTCCGGTGATCGTGTTGATTTTGGCCTGCGCCTAGAAGAGGGCCTGCGCTCGATTGAGGCCGTAAGGCAGCTGCCGCTTCGCATTGGTAATCAGGTCTTGCGCCTTGGCGATATTGCCGAGATTCGTCGCCAGCCGATTGACCCGCCCCAGATGAAGGTGCGGTTTCAAGGTGAAGAGGTGGTCGCACTCGGCGTTTCTATGCGTCGTGGCGGCGATATCGTGGCCCTGGGCAAACGCCTGAATAAGGCCGTGCAACAAATTGAAACGGAATTGCCCGCCGGTATTGTCTTGCGTCAGGTGCAAGACCAGCCCGCCGTGGTGGCTGGCTCGGTCAATGAGTTTTTGGTGGTGCTCCTGGAGGCCATTGCGATTGTCTTGGCGGTGAGTCTTTTGTCTTTGGGCCTGCATCGCCAGCCCTGGCGGATTGATCCGCGGCCCGGGCTAGTCGTGGCCATCAGCATCCCGCTGGTATTGGCAGTGACGTTTTTAATCATGAAGCTTTGGGGGGTTGGTTTGCATAAGATTTCCCTGGGCTCTTTGATCATTGCACTGGGGCTGTTGGTCGACGACGCAATCATTGTGGTGGAAATGATGGTCAGAAAGCTGGAGGAGGGTGCGGACCGGGTCACGGCGGTGACGGCGGCCTATTCGCTTACTGCGATGCCCATGCTGACTGGCACGCTCATTACCGCAGCGGGATTTTTGCCAATTGGTATTGCCAAGTCTGCAGTGGGTGAATACACCTTTGCAATTTTTGCAGTGACGGCGGCGGCTTTGATTGTGTCGTGGTTTGTCTCGGTGATCTTTGTTCCTTATCTGGGCTACCGGATGCTGAAGATCCCACCGAATGCCTCGCGCGGCGAGACGGGTGAGCATTTTGACTCGGCGTTTTACAAGACTTTTCGTCGCGCCGTGGCCTGGTGCGTGGATTACCGAAAGACTGCAATCGCACTCACCCTGGTCATGTTTGGTCTGGGGCTCTTTGGCATGACCAAGGTCCAGCAGCAGTTTTTTGCGGACTCTTCGCGGCCAGAGATCATGGTCGATGTCTGGTTGCCCGAGGGCGCGAGTGTTGCGGCGAGTGAGGAATTGGCCAAACGAGTTGAGAAAAAAATCTCAGAGACACCCGGCGTTCGGTCAGTAAACTTTTGGATCGGAACTGGCGCACCGCGATTTTTCCTGCCGCTTGACCAGATCCTGCCGCAGAGTAACGTGTCGCAGGCCATTGTGTTGTCGGACACAGCCCAAGACCGCAAGGCCCTGGTGGCCCGCCTGCCACGCGAGTTGGAAGATGCCTTTCCCGAGGCACGTATTCGGGTGCGTCTGTTGCCCAACGGCCCGCCTGTGGCCTATGCCGTGCAGTTTCGTTTGGTGGGTACCGACCCCGCAGTCCTGCGGCGGTTTGCAGATGAGGCCAAAGCCGTGATGCGGGCCGACGCCCGTATGCACGGTGTAAACGACAACTGGAATCAAAGCATTCCGATTGCGCGTATTGATGTGGATGCTGCCCGTGCCCAACAGTTTGGTGTGTCGTCGCAGGCAGTAGCGCAGTCTTTAGCGGCCCAGTACAGCGGGGTTGGGATTGGTCAATTCCGAGAAGCGGATCGTTCTTTGCCGATTGTGATGCGGCTGACCAAATCCGAGCGTGACCAACTCACCGAGTTGTCACAGACCATGCTGCCTTCCACGCTTGGCGGACTCGTGCCGCTGGATCAGATTGCGAAGATTCGCGTGGTCTGGGAGCCCGGTGTGGTCTGGCGTGAAAATCGTGAGTACGCCATTACCGTGCAGGGAGATGTGGTCGATGGTGTGCAGGGTGCCACCATGACCACACTGCTGCTTGAGCAATTAAAACCCCTCGTGGCGCGTTTGCCGGCTGGCTATCGGCTGGACATTGGGGGCTCGGTGGAAGAAAGCAGCAAAGGCCAGGCATCGATTGCGGCCGGCCTGCCGGTCATGCTCTTTGTGATCTTCACCCTGTTGGTGATTCAACTGCAGAGTTTTGCACGGGCCTTTTTGGTATTTCTTACTGGGCCGCTTGGCATCGCTGGTGTTGCGGCATCGTTGTTGGTGTTAGATCGGCCCTTTGGTTTTGTGGCCTTGCTGGGGGTGATTGCGCTCTCCGGCATGATCATGCGCAACTCAGTCATTCTGATTGATCAGATTGAGCAGGACCGCAAACGCGGTGTGCCCGATCGCCAGGCAGTGATTGAATCAGCCGTGCGGCGATTTCGGCCAATTGTATTGACGGCCGCTGCGGCCGTTTTGGCCATGATCCCACTGAGCAACAGCGTGTTCTGGGGGCCAATGGCCGTGGCCATTATGGGCGGATTGATTGTGGCAACGGTGCTCACACTCTTGTCACTGCCGGCGATGTACGCCGCCTGGTTCAAAGTATCCAGGGAATCATAA
- a CDS encoding CidA/LrgA family protein, whose amino-acid sequence MIRGLVVILLFQGLGEIISKVLALPIPGPVIGLVLLLATLLIRGKIDPDLDMVASAFAQHLGLLFIPAAVGVVMFVPKLADYGLAIAAILILSVGLAVATTALCLKWLSKPGPSDIYGSPNQPDGEIASERSTPAGGERP is encoded by the coding sequence ATGATTCGAGGCCTGGTGGTAATTCTTCTTTTCCAGGGGCTTGGCGAGATTATCTCCAAAGTCTTGGCTTTGCCTATTCCTGGTCCAGTGATCGGGCTGGTGTTGCTGCTGGCCACCCTGCTCATTCGGGGCAAGATTGACCCAGACCTGGATATGGTCGCCTCGGCCTTTGCACAACACCTGGGGCTACTCTTCATTCCTGCGGCCGTAGGCGTGGTGATGTTTGTACCCAAACTTGCCGACTATGGTCTTGCGATTGCAGCCATTTTGATCTTAAGTGTTGGCCTTGCCGTGGCCACCACCGCCTTGTGCCTGAAGTGGCTCAGTAAACCTGGTCCATCCGATATCTATGGTAGCCCCAATCAGCCAGACGGGGAAATTGCCTCAGAGCGATCAACACCTGCAGGCGGAGAACGCCCATGA
- a CDS encoding PQQ-dependent sugar dehydrogenase, whose protein sequence is MKLSCVQKRIAKSATAIGLSALAASVFAQAAPAPQPAWKQGMPSSMSDSKLAPLAGKMTITAAADIPVQNIKLPPGFKAEVWATGMPGARAMAMGDNGKIYIGTRAIGRVYEVTDNGNERTSRVVVDKLVQPAGVAYKDGSLYVMAINKVLRFDGIAKNPAAQPVDLTDKFKLPPEQHHNWKYIAFGPDGKLYVPFGAPCNICELPTPEYAQIRRYNPDGSGMEVIATGVRNSVGFDWHPITKELWFSNHGRDWWGDDKPNDTLNRIHKTGLNFGFPYCHEGKLEDDAVRKPNACKGVEQPVALMGPHAAVMGVHFYTGNMFPAEYKNVAFVARKGSWNRSTKIGFDIVTVKADNDGKNAKIASFMTGFMNPADQSFWGRPAYMLQMKDGSLLVSDEQLGAIYRISYAK, encoded by the coding sequence ATGAAACTCTCTTGCGTTCAAAAACGTATCGCAAAATCAGCGACTGCCATCGGCTTGTCCGCACTAGCAGCCAGCGTTTTTGCCCAGGCCGCACCCGCACCCCAGCCCGCATGGAAGCAAGGCATGCCGTCCAGCATGTCCGACTCCAAGCTTGCACCACTGGCTGGAAAAATGACGATCACCGCCGCCGCCGACATCCCAGTGCAAAACATCAAACTGCCCCCTGGCTTTAAGGCCGAGGTCTGGGCGACCGGCATGCCTGGCGCACGGGCCATGGCTATGGGTGACAACGGAAAGATCTACATCGGTACCCGCGCCATTGGCCGTGTCTACGAAGTCACCGATAACGGCAATGAGCGCACCAGCCGCGTGGTGGTAGACAAACTCGTGCAGCCCGCTGGCGTGGCCTACAAAGATGGCTCGCTCTATGTGATGGCGATCAACAAAGTCTTGCGGTTTGACGGCATTGCGAAAAATCCAGCAGCGCAGCCCGTTGATCTGACCGACAAATTTAAACTACCACCCGAGCAGCACCACAACTGGAAGTACATTGCCTTTGGTCCAGATGGCAAGCTCTATGTGCCCTTTGGTGCGCCTTGCAATATTTGCGAACTACCAACCCCCGAGTACGCCCAGATTCGGCGCTACAACCCCGATGGTTCAGGCATGGAAGTGATTGCCACCGGTGTGCGTAACAGCGTTGGCTTTGACTGGCACCCAATAACCAAAGAGCTCTGGTTTAGTAATCATGGCCGTGACTGGTGGGGCGATGACAAACCAAACGACACATTGAATCGGATTCACAAAACCGGTTTGAATTTTGGCTTTCCGTACTGCCACGAAGGCAAGCTGGAAGACGATGCCGTTCGCAAGCCCAATGCTTGTAAGGGTGTCGAGCAGCCCGTTGCGCTAATGGGGCCGCACGCCGCAGTGATGGGCGTTCACTTCTACACCGGCAACATGTTCCCGGCCGAGTACAAGAACGTGGCCTTTGTGGCGCGCAAGGGCTCTTGGAACCGGTCGACCAAAATTGGCTTTGACATCGTGACGGTGAAGGCCGACAACGATGGAAAAAACGCCAAGATTGCATCGTTTATGACGGGCTTCATGAACCCAGCAGACCAGTCTTTCTGGGGCCGCCCCGCCTACATGCTGCAAATGAAAGACGGCTCGCTGTTGGTCTCTGACGAACAGCTTGGCGCGATCTATCGGATCAGCTACGCAAAATAA
- a CDS encoding group I intron-associated PD-(D/E)XK endonuclease has product MRIQHNPKHVGEVTQAIILAELLKRGIAVSIPFGDNQRYDLIIELATGFQRVQCKTGRLKKGAIEFAVASSRYHRGGRRVSYVNQIELFAVYCPANGKCYLVPAASLALKNQCSLRIEPAGNGQSKGIRWAIDFELV; this is encoded by the coding sequence ATGCGTATTCAACATAATCCAAAACATGTCGGAGAAGTCACGCAGGCGATCATCCTTGCAGAACTTCTGAAGCGCGGCATAGCTGTGTCGATCCCCTTCGGCGACAACCAACGTTACGATCTGATCATCGAGTTAGCCACCGGTTTTCAACGTGTGCAATGCAAGACTGGCAGGCTTAAAAAGGGGGCGATTGAGTTTGCCGTTGCCTCATCCAGATACCACCGAGGTGGTCGGCGGGTGTCCTATGTCAACCAGATTGAACTCTTCGCCGTCTACTGCCCTGCCAACGGGAAATGCTACCTGGTACCGGCCGCCTCTCTCGCACTCAAGAATCAGTGCTCCCTGAGAATCGAGCCTGCTGGCAATGGCCAATCCAAGGGAATCCGCTGGGCAATCGATTTTGAGTTAGTGTAG
- a CDS encoding biotin/lipoyl-binding protein, producing MRSASMTRKTSRSLLVFLFGLLSLGLVACGEPVQAPAPLRLVKVFTVGDSVESAVSPGASGQASTLEKDPAALGFDGQGRLMTILVKVGDTVSEGQALARLDPTDLALSESSAKVQLQAAQAELNAAEADFRRYSELHQKGFISAAEIERRRAQLELARAKFEATSDQLGFLTLRAIRSGVVTGLKASVGDVVAPRQIVIQLKVSGASRRVSPASGQSPGWMIPLSAVMDGGAVYRLKPQADDKAVLERVEIKVGPTTEQSVQVLSGLSKGDQIVAAGTQVLSDGQTVRVSPR from the coding sequence GTGCGTTCTGCCAGCATGACTCGCAAGACGAGTCGTTCTCTTTTGGTGTTTCTGTTTGGCCTGCTGAGCCTGGGCCTGGTGGCCTGTGGCGAACCGGTGCAGGCGCCGGCACCGCTGCGTCTTGTCAAAGTGTTTACGGTGGGGGATTCCGTTGAATCGGCAGTCAGTCCTGGTGCGAGCGGCCAAGCTTCGACCTTGGAAAAAGATCCTGCCGCCCTTGGGTTTGATGGACAAGGCCGGCTCATGACAATCTTGGTCAAGGTGGGCGACACGGTATCCGAGGGGCAGGCCCTGGCCAGATTGGACCCCACCGATTTGGCGCTGTCAGAGTCATCGGCCAAAGTCCAACTGCAGGCAGCACAGGCCGAGTTAAACGCAGCAGAGGCAGACTTCCGTCGTTACAGTGAGCTTCACCAAAAAGGCTTTATTTCTGCGGCGGAAATCGAACGTCGCCGCGCACAGCTTGAACTTGCCCGTGCAAAGTTTGAGGCCACTTCTGATCAGCTCGGCTTTTTAACCCTGCGGGCGATTCGCTCCGGCGTGGTGACGGGCCTAAAGGCATCGGTCGGTGATGTGGTGGCACCCCGGCAGATTGTGATTCAGTTAAAAGTAAGTGGTGCCAGCCGGCGAGTCTCGCCTGCGTCTGGACAGTCGCCGGGATGGATGATCCCGCTGTCTGCGGTTATGGATGGTGGCGCTGTGTATCGTTTAAAGCCCCAGGCCGACGACAAGGCGGTGTTAGAGCGTGTGGAGATCAAGGTGGGGCCCACCACTGAGCAAAGTGTTCAGGTGCTTAGTGGGCTGAGTAAAGGTGACCAGATTGTCGCCGCAGGGACTCAGGTGCTCTCCGACGGCCAGACCGTGCGTGTCAGCCCCCGATAA
- a CDS encoding D-2-hydroxyacid dehydrogenase family protein has product MTTKPRIAVCDDWEQCAQNCADWSVLQQLADVQIFTSAFSSREEAIRTLKDFDAICLMRERTPFPKEVISQLPRLKRLLFTGERNLSVDSEFARSCGIEVSGTPGGPNKSSTAEHTWALILAATRRVVPSMNGMVAGHWRAAPSGEPYPLPDTLEGDRLGIIGLGEIGQRVARIGQALGMDVVAWSQNLSNEKATACGVRRVDKNELIATSKVISLHLVLSDRTRGTIGPTEYSLMRRDSVLVNTSRAALIDEAGLIDALASNRPAHAALDVFGTEPLPAGHPFLSHPKITVTPHLGFVSTPVYETFYKTLVTDLLKWVRQQSA; this is encoded by the coding sequence ATGACAACTAAGCCGCGCATCGCCGTATGCGATGACTGGGAACAGTGCGCGCAAAACTGTGCCGATTGGTCTGTACTGCAGCAGCTGGCTGACGTGCAAATTTTCACATCGGCGTTTTCTTCTCGCGAAGAAGCCATACGAACACTGAAAGACTTCGATGCAATCTGCCTGATGCGGGAACGCACCCCCTTTCCCAAGGAAGTCATCAGCCAGCTGCCCCGGCTCAAAAGACTGCTGTTTACGGGCGAGAGAAACCTGTCGGTTGATTCGGAGTTTGCGCGCAGTTGTGGCATCGAGGTCTCCGGAACACCGGGCGGCCCGAACAAGTCCTCGACTGCGGAACACACCTGGGCCCTTATCTTGGCGGCAACTCGCCGCGTCGTGCCATCCATGAACGGCATGGTGGCGGGCCATTGGCGGGCCGCTCCATCTGGAGAACCCTATCCCCTGCCCGACACCTTAGAGGGCGACCGTCTCGGCATCATTGGCCTTGGCGAGATTGGGCAGCGCGTGGCCCGCATTGGCCAAGCATTGGGCATGGACGTTGTGGCCTGGAGTCAGAATCTCAGCAATGAGAAAGCAACTGCCTGCGGTGTCCGTCGCGTCGACAAGAATGAATTGATTGCGACATCCAAGGTCATCAGCCTACATCTCGTGCTGTCCGATCGCACCCGTGGCACGATCGGCCCCACCGAGTATTCTCTAATGCGACGAGACTCGGTGTTGGTCAACACCTCTCGTGCAGCACTGATTGACGAGGCGGGGCTCATTGATGCGCTCGCGTCAAACCGGCCCGCACATGCCGCACTGGATGTGTTCGGCACCGAGCCCCTGCCAGCAGGACACCCATTTTTAAGCCACCCCAAGATCACGGTCACACCGCACCTGGGCTTTGTGTCAACACCCGTCTACGAAACGTTTTACAAGACGCTGGTGACAGACCTGCTGAAGTGGGTTCGCCAGCAATCGGCCTGA
- a CDS encoding c-type cytochrome yields MSCAACHGADGNSKTSASPSLAGQPRTFLENQMIMIREGIRDIPLMKGQLDGVSDTDVIALAKHFSGQTLIPLEIKRNDALYQRGAELSKKMLCGTCHLPDYRGRDQMPRLSGQREDYLLHSMRQFRNNEAIGRDTIMTASLYGIPDEDLIAIAHYLAQNKPAN; encoded by the coding sequence GTGTCTTGTGCCGCCTGTCATGGCGCAGACGGCAACTCCAAAACATCTGCAAGCCCGTCACTGGCTGGTCAACCCCGGACTTTTCTAGAGAATCAAATGATCATGATTCGTGAGGGCATACGGGACATCCCACTCATGAAAGGCCAGCTTGATGGCGTGTCAGACACCGATGTTATCGCTTTGGCCAAACACTTTTCAGGCCAGACCCTGATTCCGCTAGAGATCAAGCGCAACGATGCGCTCTATCAACGCGGCGCAGAGCTCTCTAAAAAAATGTTGTGCGGCACCTGCCACTTGCCAGACTACCGTGGCCGCGACCAAATGCCACGCCTATCGGGCCAGCGTGAAGACTATCTGCTGCACTCCATGCGCCAGTTCCGTAACAATGAAGCGATTGGCCGAGACACCATCATGACGGCATCGCTCTACGGCATTCCCGACGAAGACTTGATCGCAATCGCACATTATTTGGCGCAAAACAAACCAGCCAACTAA